Proteins encoded by one window of candidate division WOR-3 bacterium:
- a CDS encoding T9SS type A sorting domain-containing protein, whose protein sequence is IYRAYELNDVIYPVGNISNTPGKSQWPQICKGTTWITWSEYIWPPQDNNWEICYKDMEYEGYQILSQTLGMSKYSHGVVTRSPYWPPPYEPKLTAIWTEGNQSPYEIRAKTVTLPEISYFYVDAGKEIPSPWTVQRDGYIQFAPEPEKTIDYHSQKLIYHFPNLNPEKRYRIKLIFYFESQSNNRWRMKIDGDNIFHANIWIKQGKITTLERWLPTACYKDGEIYLNITKIIGDYALVAQIFIYEYERETESITKNTQESQIIKASARLMTICPNPFYSRTEISLNVPVDKSVSLKIYDISGRLVKNFPITDDFAGPNYVLSWDGRDDQNKILPSGIYFVVAETGEERVSQKLLFVK, encoded by the coding sequence ATGGATAACCTGGAGCGAGTATATATGGCCGCCTCAGGACAACAACTGGGAAATCTGCTATAAGGATATGGAATATGAAGGTTACCAGATTCTATCTCAGACCCTTGGGATGTCAAAATATTCACATGGAGTTGTCACTCGTTCACCTTACTGGCCGCCTCCTTATGAGCCGAAACTGACCGCGATCTGGACCGAAGGGAATCAGAGTCCTTATGAAATCAGAGCAAAAACCGTTACTCTTCCTGAAATTTCCTATTTCTATGTTGATGCGGGCAAAGAAATACCAAGCCCCTGGACAGTGCAGAGGGATGGCTATATCCAGTTTGCTCCAGAACCAGAAAAGACGATTGATTATCATTCACAAAAGTTAATCTATCATTTCCCGAATTTAAATCCAGAAAAACGCTATCGGATTAAACTTATCTTTTACTTTGAATCGCAGAGTAACAACCGCTGGAGGATGAAGATAGATGGTGATAATATCTTCCATGCTAACATCTGGATTAAACAGGGTAAGATAACAACCCTTGAGCGCTGGCTACCAACTGCCTGTTATAAAGATGGTGAAATCTATCTGAATATTACAAAGATAATCGGCGATTATGCCCTGGTTGCCCAGATATTCATTTATGAATACGAAAGGGAGACAGAAAGCATCACAAAAAATACACAGGAGAGCCAAATCATAAAGGCTTCCGCGCGTTTAATGACAATTTGCCCAAACCCATTCTATAGCAGAACTGAAATATCTCTAAATGTACCTGTGGATAAATCAGTATCATTGAAAATCTACGATATTTCCGGCCGGTTGGTAAAGAATTTCCCAATTACAGATGACTTTGCTGGACCAAATTATGTCTTATCCTGGGATGGCCGTGATGACCAGAACAAAATACTGCCCAGCGGTATATACTTTGTGGTTGCTGAAACTGGGGAAGAACGTGTGAGTCAAAAGTTGCTTTTTGTGAAGTAA